The candidate division WOR-3 bacterium DNA segment TTTTAAAAAGGTTTCCCTTGCAACAATTCTTTCCTATAATCCAGAAATTTTTCTTTTAGATGAGCCAACCCTTGGTCTTTCACCAAAATCAAGAAAGGAATTTATAGAATTGATAAAAAATTTAAAAGGAACAAAGATAATTGCAACCCATAATATAGAAATGGCAAAGGAAATTTCTGAAAGGATAATAGTTTTA contains these protein-coding regions:
- a CDS encoding AAA family ATPase; translated protein: FKKVSLATILSYNPEIFLLDEPTLGLSPKSRKEFIELIKNLKGTKIIATHNIEMAKEISERIIVLEEGNILKTY